A window from Malania oleifera isolate guangnan ecotype guangnan chromosome 7, ASM2987363v1, whole genome shotgun sequence encodes these proteins:
- the LOC131160644 gene encoding uncharacterized protein LOC131160644: MPYGSTTPNLQKFAVKILSLTCSATGCERNWSIFQHLHSKRRNRLSQQRLNDLVFVKYNRTLRRRYDKRDTIDPILLKDIDDSNEWLIGRMDGDSDEDDELVFEDDNLTWDSVARAAGLNNPPHHTRSRISTNMPSSSKGRGRASSSSATTARGRTTMLELVDEDEIQVDSVEETEEEKDVGENSSNDEEEDDDIFTDLVDDE; encoded by the exons ATGCCATAtggatcaacaactccaaacttgcaaaagtttgctgtgaaaattcttagcctcacgtgtagtgctactggctgcgaaagaaattggagcatattccaacat cttcatagcaaaaggagaaataggctatcccagcaacgcttgaatgatttggtatttgtgaaatataatcgaactctgaggcgtcgatacgacaaacgtgacaccattgatcccatcctcctgaaggacattgatgatagtaatgagtggttgattggtaggatggatggtgattctgatgaggatgatgaacttgtgtttgaagatgataatttgacttgggatTCTGTTGCTAGAGCCGCTGGACTAAATAATCCcccgcatcacactagatcaagaataagtacaaatATGCCATCATCGTCTAAAGGAAGAGGAAGGGCTTCATCTAGTAGTGCAACCACTGCTAGGGGTcggaccacaatgttggaacttgtagatgaggatgaaatccaagtggatagtgtagaggagacggaagaggaaaaagatgttggagaaaacagttctaatgatgaagaggaagatgatgatatcttcaccgacctagttgatgatgagtga